A genomic stretch from Candidatus Brocadiaceae bacterium includes:
- a CDS encoding ABC transporter ATP-binding protein: MVFEGPSGSGKTTLLNIIGTLDKPTTGKIYLYDNEVSSFSDIALSRLRREHIGFIFQDFNLIPRLSSWENVSYPLIPLGITSKIRFKRALSLLEKLGLGDRLNHTPEELSGGQQQRVALARALINNPKLIIADEPTSNIDEDTGKQLLEFFLELKTRETTILVATHDKRFENVADQIFHMNNGKVV; the protein is encoded by the coding sequence GTGGTGTTTGAGGGTCCTTCCGGCTCAGGGAAAACCACCTTGCTGAATATCATCGGTACCCTGGACAAGCCTACCACGGGAAAAATCTATCTTTATGATAATGAAGTCAGTTCCTTTTCAGATATCGCGCTGTCTCGATTGCGACGAGAACACATTGGTTTTATTTTTCAGGATTTCAACCTTATCCCCAGACTTTCGAGCTGGGAGAATGTATCATACCCGCTTATCCCCCTAGGCATTACTTCCAAAATACGTTTTAAAAGGGCGCTATCATTATTGGAAAAATTGGGGTTGGGTGATCGATTGAATCACACACCTGAAGAACTGAGTGGAGGACAACAACAACGTGTCGCATTGGCCCGTGCATTAATAAATAACCCAAAGCTTATTATCGCAGATGAACCGACTTCAAATATTGACGAAGATACCGGTAAGCAACTGCTTGAATTTTTTCTTGAATTAAAAACCAGGGAAACAACGATCCTTGTTGCTACCCATGACAAGAGGTTTGAAAACGTGGCTGATCAAATATTTCATATGAATAATGGAAAAGTGGTATGA
- a CDS encoding DUF11 domain-containing protein produces MKFKKRSFFFAVLLSSLWGLTGYELQAGAIKHDDPGPHYHGHIHEEPGPRHYEQLHGKKEAPKPVVKSVAPEIKSDMIKTMGAWPTGNKDCCSVIYMEKVAPRTGQVGKDYEYFVKVTNLLGTPVKDVEVIQNLPQNFQIKGVDPEMEAGSDATIAKWFLGDFGPNETKIIKVSGIPTKAGHMPFCTDITYRLPELCLEPEIFQPQLSLTKEAPEEVMLCDAFTVTLVVKNTGTGAARNVVIKDALPAGLKTLDGKSSMSHEIGTLGSGESRKVTVSVKADKTGTFSNAATAVADGDLTTQSNITNTVVRQPALEITKNGPDKRYVGGEITYEIVVANKGDGPAVSTIIEDVIPANTTYVSSTGGGVLSGSKVSWNAGTLKPAESKKVDVTVRASSIGEAKNSVTVRADCAESASATAITKILGIPAVLLEVIDIEDPIPIGENVTYVITVTNQGSEASANVKINCLLEEGMQYVSSSGPTSGTADAKAVTFAPLPSLAPKAKATWKVVIKATAKGDVRFKVTMTDDRLDRPVQETEATYLYE; encoded by the coding sequence ATGAAATTTAAAAAACGAAGCTTTTTTTTCGCTGTGCTTTTGAGTTCGCTGTGGGGTTTAACGGGGTATGAATTACAAGCGGGGGCTATTAAACATGATGATCCCGGACCGCATTATCATGGCCACATACATGAAGAACCTGGCCCCCGGCATTACGAACAATTACATGGAAAAAAAGAAGCGCCAAAACCGGTGGTTAAAAGCGTTGCGCCTGAGATAAAATCCGACATGATTAAAACAATGGGCGCATGGCCGACAGGCAATAAAGACTGTTGCAGCGTTATTTACATGGAAAAAGTCGCACCGAGAACGGGGCAGGTTGGAAAGGATTATGAGTACTTTGTAAAGGTTACAAATCTTCTTGGTACTCCTGTAAAAGATGTTGAAGTAATTCAGAATCTGCCTCAGAACTTTCAGATTAAGGGTGTGGATCCTGAAATGGAAGCAGGGTCCGATGCAACCATTGCAAAGTGGTTTTTAGGGGATTTCGGACCAAACGAAACAAAAATAATCAAGGTTTCCGGCATTCCTACAAAAGCCGGGCATATGCCGTTCTGTACGGATATTACTTACAGGTTACCTGAACTTTGTCTCGAACCGGAAATTTTTCAACCTCAGTTAAGTCTTACGAAAGAGGCGCCGGAAGAGGTTATGTTGTGTGATGCCTTTACCGTTACGCTTGTTGTTAAAAACACCGGTACGGGAGCTGCAAGAAATGTAGTTATAAAGGATGCTTTGCCGGCAGGGCTGAAAACGCTTGATGGGAAATCCAGCATGTCGCATGAAATAGGTACATTAGGATCAGGTGAATCAAGAAAGGTCACGGTATCCGTAAAAGCTGATAAAACCGGTACATTTTCTAACGCGGCAACTGCAGTTGCTGATGGGGATTTAACGACTCAATCGAATATAACCAATACGGTTGTCCGTCAGCCGGCGCTGGAGATTACAAAGAATGGACCGGATAAGAGGTACGTCGGTGGTGAAATTACTTATGAAATTGTGGTAGCAAATAAGGGTGATGGTCCTGCGGTATCGACGATCATAGAAGATGTTATTCCTGCGAATACTACATATGTAAGTTCAACGGGAGGTGGTGTCTTATCAGGAAGTAAAGTTTCATGGAACGCGGGAACTTTAAAACCTGCTGAATCGAAAAAGGTTGATGTAACGGTGCGCGCAAGCAGCATTGGAGAGGCAAAAAACAGTGTCACCGTCAGGGCCGATTGTGCGGAAAGCGCGTCAGCAACAGCAATTACGAAAATATTAGGTATACCGGCTGTTTTGCTAGAGGTTATCGATATAGAGGACCCGATTCCTATTGGTGAAAATGTAACGTACGTTATTACGGTAACGAATCAGGGTTCCGAAGCAAGTGCGAATGTAAAGATTAATTGCTTGCTTGAAGAAGGCATGCAGTATGTTTCTTCTTCCGGGCCAACAAGTGGCACCGCAGATGCTAAGGCTGTAACCTTCGCGCCACTGCCAAGTTTAGCGCCAAAAGCGAAAGCAACCTGGAAGGTCGTAATCAAGGCAACCGCAAAAGGCGATGTCAGGTTTAAGGTAACCATGACCGACGATCGTCTTGATCGACCAGTTCAGGAAACTGAAGCAACGTATCTTTATGAATAA
- a CDS encoding DUF11 domain-containing protein — protein sequence MDRRIRNFLTLSIFLFALGAYGCGYKGSIYRNDAEEYSVSHNTSVDDVRNINLARTESKQHGSLSLEKTIPVEVQINQPLDYRLKITNITDARVNDVEIYEILSHKYKLTNSFPKLPKGIENNIAKWDIGYLDPHETKIIQIFGMPVEEGDIPFCTEVKYALPPICAITSVVQPVLSIVKHAPLDVILCDSILVSYIVKNSGTGAAKNVEIKESLPRGLRTTDGETKVIRRIGTLGPGESRKIAVSVRADKTGTFDNAATIVADGDLTAQSNSTNTIVRQPVLEITKKGPDKRYVGGIITYDILVINKGDGLAASTIVEDLIPINTSYVSSTGGGTLSGNKVSWNLGAVKPDESKRIEVTVRANSIGKAKNHVTASADCAQEVFATTVTNVLGIPAILLEVIDVEDPIAIGANETYVITVTNQGSETSTNIRISCTLEEGMEYISSSGPTSGSTVGKSVNFLPLTNLAPKAEASWKVVVKAIKKGDVRFKVTMIDDRLDRPVEETEATYFYE from the coding sequence ATGGATCGGAGAATAAGGAATTTTTTGACACTATCCATTTTTCTCTTTGCGCTGGGCGCGTATGGTTGCGGTTACAAAGGCAGTATTTACAGAAATGACGCTGAAGAATATTCAGTATCTCACAATACGTCTGTTGATGACGTACGCAATATCAATCTAGCTCGTACAGAAAGCAAGCAACATGGCTCTCTTTCTCTTGAGAAAACAATACCCGTTGAGGTACAAATCAATCAACCACTGGATTATAGGTTAAAGATTACAAACATTACCGATGCAAGGGTAAATGATGTTGAAATATACGAAATTCTTTCTCACAAATACAAGCTGACAAACTCTTTTCCGAAGCTACCGAAAGGGATAGAAAATAATATCGCAAAATGGGACATCGGATACCTCGATCCACATGAGACGAAAATAATTCAAATATTTGGTATGCCGGTAGAAGAGGGTGATATACCCTTTTGTACTGAGGTAAAATATGCATTGCCGCCTATTTGTGCTATTACCTCCGTTGTTCAGCCAGTATTGAGTATAGTCAAACACGCCCCTCTTGATGTTATTCTGTGTGATTCAATTCTTGTTTCTTACATCGTAAAGAACTCTGGTACCGGCGCCGCAAAAAACGTTGAAATCAAGGAATCTTTACCGCGCGGGTTACGAACGACTGACGGAGAAACGAAGGTCATTCGCAGGATAGGAACCTTAGGACCTGGAGAATCAAGAAAGATTGCCGTATCCGTAAGAGCAGACAAAACCGGCACGTTCGATAATGCAGCTACTATCGTTGCTGATGGAGATTTAACGGCCCAGTCGAATAGTACCAATACGATTGTCCGTCAGCCAGTACTTGAAATAACAAAGAAGGGACCTGATAAGAGATATGTAGGTGGTATAATTACCTATGATATTTTAGTAATAAATAAGGGCGATGGCCTTGCAGCATCAACGATTGTAGAAGACCTCATACCTATAAATACTTCATATGTCAGCTCGACGGGAGGGGGGACGTTATCCGGAAACAAAGTTTCCTGGAATTTAGGAGCGGTAAAACCTGATGAATCCAAAAGGATAGAGGTAACGGTGCGCGCGAATAGCATTGGAAAGGCAAAAAATCATGTTACTGCCAGTGCTGATTGCGCACAAGAGGTGTTTGCTACTACAGTTACAAATGTCTTGGGTATCCCGGCTATCCTCCTTGAGGTTATTGATGTAGAGGACCCGATTGCTATCGGAGCCAATGAGACATACGTTATTACGGTAACGAATCAGGGTTCCGAGACAAGCACAAACATCAGGATTAGCTGTACATTAGAAGAAGGAATGGAATATATTTCCTCTTCAGGGCCAACAAGTGGCTCCACGGTAGGCAAATCTGTAAATTTTCTGCCATTAACCAACTTGGCTCCAAAAGCGGAAGCCTCCTGGAAGGTTGTTGTTAAAGCCATCAAAAAGGGAGATGTTCGATTTAAGGTTACCATGATTGATGACCGATTGGATAGGCCGGTTGAAGAAACTGAAGCAACGTATTTCTACGAATAA
- a CDS encoding succinylglutamate desuccinylase/aspartoacylase family protein: MMHNKDIIIGGEKIKPGETKDVSLFVAKLYDFTDVFMPVKIIRGREDGPRLFVCATIHGDEVNGIEIIKRLLRNKRLKKIKGTLIAVPIVNVFGFNNMSRYLPDRRDLNRCFPGSKKGSLASRLANLFVTEILNTCTHGIDLHTGSLHRTNLPQVRVCLKDEATNCLAHAFDVPVILNADLIDGSLRKIAYRKKIPLIVFEGGEPLRYDEVAIRCGVGGVLAVMRALGMIPIESKKSNPIKSFIANGSYWERASHSGILIIKKRLGSVIKPDDLLGIVSDPLGNNSIEIRAKSEGIIIGHTQIPLVNGGDALFHVATFSRIKHVSKSIEQFDDKFDYEERYA, from the coding sequence ATGATGCATAATAAAGATATCATAATCGGGGGAGAAAAAATTAAACCCGGGGAAACTAAAGACGTAAGCCTTTTTGTAGCTAAATTGTATGATTTTACTGATGTCTTTATGCCGGTAAAAATTATTCGAGGTCGTGAGGATGGGCCACGATTATTTGTGTGCGCAACAATACACGGGGATGAAGTAAATGGCATAGAAATTATTAAAAGGCTTCTCAGGAATAAAAGGTTAAAAAAAATAAAAGGTACCCTCATTGCGGTGCCTATTGTGAATGTCTTCGGTTTTAATAATATGAGCAGATATCTTCCTGACCGAAGAGACCTGAATCGCTGTTTTCCAGGTTCAAAAAAAGGGTCGCTCGCTTCTCGTCTAGCGAATCTATTTGTCACTGAAATTCTTAATACATGCACGCATGGAATTGATCTGCATACCGGGTCCCTGCATCGGACAAATTTACCTCAGGTAAGGGTATGCTTAAAAGATGAAGCGACAAATTGTCTGGCCCATGCATTTGATGTTCCGGTAATCTTAAATGCTGATTTGATCGATGGTTCTCTTCGAAAGATCGCTTATAGAAAGAAAATACCATTGATCGTTTTTGAAGGAGGAGAACCGCTTCGTTATGACGAAGTTGCGATTAGATGCGGAGTAGGAGGCGTGTTAGCGGTCATGAGGGCTTTAGGAATGATTCCAATAGAGTCAAAAAAGTCCAATCCGATAAAATCATTTATCGCTAATGGGAGCTACTGGGAACGAGCATCTCACAGCGGAATATTGATTATTAAAAAACGGCTTGGCAGTGTTATCAAACCAGACGATTTACTAGGAATAGTCTCGGATCCTTTAGGAAATAATAGTATTGAAATAAGAGCAAAGAGTGAAGGCATTATTATTGGACATACACAGATTCCCTTAGTCAATGGTGGAGATGCTTTGTTTCATGTGGCAACGTTTTCCCGGATTAAACATGTAAGTAAAAGTATTGAACAATTTGATGATAAGTTTGATTACGAAGAGAGATACGCTTGA
- the rimK gene encoding 30S ribosomal protein S6--L-glutamate ligase, whose amino-acid sequence MKIAILSRGPRLYSTKRLKEACKKRGHEVRVLDSLDFSINVKQDNPEILFKNKILPKFDAVIPRIGASITFFGAAVLRQCEEMGMFCLNSSIGIITARDKLRSIQLLARHNIGFPQTIFVKQKKNILSAIEELGGAPVVIKLLEGTQGIGVILADTNKVAEAIIETLQSTRQNVLIQKFVKESKGRDIRAIVAGGKVIAAMRRIAQGDEFRSNIHRGGRVEKVELDEKFQRTAIRAAQIIGLNVAGIDMLEGENGPQVMEVNSSPGLEGIESATGIDVASAMVEFLEEQSNFPEIDLRQRLTLDKGYGVVELHILKNSEMVRKAVQDSGFREKDIVIMSIKRGTTTISNPKSTRELLEGDTLLCFGKLENMKSLIAQKRKRRPRKKDITHDA is encoded by the coding sequence ATGAAAATCGCGATTTTATCCAGAGGCCCAAGGCTTTACAGTACAAAAAGGCTCAAAGAAGCGTGCAAGAAAAGAGGACATGAAGTCCGTGTGCTGGATTCATTAGATTTTTCCATAAATGTGAAACAAGACAACCCTGAAATTCTGTTTAAAAATAAAATTCTTCCCAAGTTTGATGCCGTTATTCCTCGTATCGGCGCTTCCATTACTTTTTTTGGCGCCGCAGTATTGCGGCAATGCGAAGAGATGGGGATGTTCTGCCTTAATTCATCAATAGGAATCATTACGGCAAGGGATAAATTACGTTCAATCCAATTGTTGGCCAGACATAATATCGGATTTCCTCAAACAATATTTGTAAAGCAAAAAAAGAACATTCTTTCCGCTATCGAAGAACTTGGAGGAGCTCCAGTGGTGATTAAACTTTTGGAGGGGACACAGGGGATCGGTGTAATTCTTGCGGACACAAACAAAGTTGCCGAAGCAATTATTGAAACTTTGCAAAGTACAAGACAAAATGTGTTGATACAAAAATTTGTTAAAGAAAGTAAAGGACGGGATATTCGTGCTATTGTCGCCGGCGGCAAGGTTATTGCCGCAATGCGTCGTATCGCTCAAGGTGATGAGTTTCGCAGTAATATTCATCGTGGCGGAAGGGTAGAAAAGGTAGAACTGGATGAGAAGTTTCAACGCACGGCCATTCGGGCTGCACAGATAATAGGTTTAAATGTTGCAGGGATTGATATGCTTGAAGGGGAAAATGGACCACAGGTCATGGAGGTCAATTCTTCTCCTGGACTGGAAGGGATTGAGAGCGCCACAGGAATTGATGTCGCCTCAGCTATGGTTGAATTTCTTGAAGAACAGAGTAATTTTCCGGAAATTGACCTAAGACAACGATTAACACTTGATAAAGGTTATGGTGTCGTGGAATTACATATTTTGAAGAATTCTGAGATGGTTCGCAAAGCCGTTCAAGATTCAGGATTTAGGGAAAAAGACATTGTCATAATGAGCATTAAACGAGGAACAACAACAATTTCGAATCCTAAATCGACGAGAGAGCTATTGGAAGGCGATACTTTACTATGCTTCGGCAAACTGGAAAATATGAAATCATTAATTGCTCAGAAACGAAAACGTCGTCCAAGAAAGAAAGATATTACGCATGATGCATAA
- a CDS encoding coproporphyrinogen III oxidase family protein, whose protein sequence is MMSKASTIDTSHLEPVRKDYMTNLKPARRGFITNFPNFQHWKPTDASAPGVKKPLNVYIHIPYCIQRCSYCYYHTVNLKGKERVQQINQYADALCKETDLAVEYFDLTDRPVVSIYFGGGTPTLMEENHFEQILNRLRQYLNIDDPEITIEAEPVTLTEKKAQMIKNVGVTRISLGVQSLNDDIIKHSNRFDTAKKALKAIEIAQSTGATVNIDLMSGLAEETMDTWAHSVNTAIASGVDSITVYKMDLYANTSYYKSIRSDQLDLPTDEQESEFMRYALDRFNQEDYRPWSFFTFTKGGMNVHKHSPSIWRGEDLCSLGSSAFGILGNWHYQNSSDLSKYISKIDAGELPISRSYEMNCKEQMIRAVVLGMKLVSIDLDHFQQRFGLRLERLCASTIAQLSDEGYVVLADNRLSMTEKGILHGDYVGKSLGKALLENY, encoded by the coding sequence ATGATGAGCAAAGCATCCACGATAGATACTTCGCATTTAGAGCCGGTCAGAAAAGATTACATGACTAATTTAAAGCCTGCGAGAAGAGGCTTTATCACCAATTTTCCAAACTTTCAACACTGGAAACCCACCGATGCATCCGCTCCAGGTGTTAAGAAACCGCTTAATGTTTATATCCATATACCTTATTGTATTCAGCGTTGTTCTTATTGTTACTACCACACGGTTAATTTAAAAGGCAAGGAACGCGTCCAGCAAATTAATCAATATGCAGACGCATTGTGTAAAGAAACTGACCTGGCTGTGGAATACTTTGATTTAACCGATCGTCCAGTCGTTTCTATTTATTTTGGCGGCGGCACACCAACGTTGATGGAGGAAAACCATTTTGAACAAATCCTCAATCGTTTACGTCAGTATCTGAATATTGATGACCCTGAAATCACCATTGAAGCTGAGCCGGTTACCTTGACCGAAAAAAAGGCACAAATGATTAAAAATGTCGGTGTAACCCGCATCAGCCTTGGGGTGCAGTCGCTAAACGATGATATTATCAAACATTCTAACCGTTTTGATACCGCGAAAAAAGCATTAAAAGCGATTGAAATTGCGCAGTCTACCGGCGCTACGGTTAATATCGATTTAATGAGCGGTCTTGCTGAAGAAACAATGGATACCTGGGCACACAGCGTCAATACTGCGATCGCCAGCGGCGTGGACAGTATCACCGTATATAAAATGGATTTGTACGCCAATACCTCGTATTATAAATCCATACGCAGCGATCAACTGGACTTACCGACAGACGAGCAGGAATCAGAATTCATGCGCTATGCGCTGGATCGATTCAATCAGGAAGACTACCGTCCGTGGAGTTTTTTTACTTTTACCAAGGGTGGCATGAATGTGCATAAACACTCTCCCAGTATATGGCGCGGAGAGGATTTGTGTTCATTAGGTTCTTCTGCGTTCGGTATTTTAGGCAACTGGCATTACCAAAACAGCAGTGATTTATCAAAATATATCAGCAAAATTGATGCTGGAGAATTGCCCATCAGCCGCAGTTATGAAATGAACTGTAAAGAACAAATGATACGCGCGGTGGTGTTGGGTATGAAATTGGTTAGTATAGATCTTGATCACTTTCAGCAGCGTTTTGGTCTTCGTTTAGAACGCCTGTGTGCATCTACTATAGCGCAATTAAGCGATGAAGGCTATGTCGTGCTGGCAGATAATCGCCTGAGCATGACGGAAAAAGGTATTTTGCATGGTGACTATGTAGGTAAAAGCCTGGGCAAAGCCTTATTAGAAAATTATTGA
- a CDS encoding RimK/LysX family protein, protein MKEKKVIGWCEYVDLPDWGIKKLKAKIDTGAKSCSLHVEDIKELEGDKICFYVILGKNGHRKKIMAFPDKKGKVKSSTGVQTHRWYVQTRLRIGGVERMVKMNLVGREEMNFRMLIGRTAIQNDFLVDVAHQYLLKKKLFKKSQKKIMKQNLKKERS, encoded by the coding sequence ATGAAAGAAAAAAAAGTTATTGGCTGGTGTGAATACGTGGATTTACCTGATTGGGGAATCAAAAAGTTGAAGGCAAAAATTGATACGGGAGCAAAATCCTGTTCCCTACATGTTGAAGATATCAAAGAGCTGGAAGGTGATAAAATTTGCTTTTACGTTATTTTAGGTAAAAACGGGCATCGGAAGAAAATTATGGCCTTTCCGGACAAAAAGGGAAAAGTGAAATCAAGCACCGGTGTTCAAACTCACCGTTGGTATGTGCAAACAAGGCTTAGAATAGGTGGTGTCGAACGAATGGTGAAAATGAACCTCGTAGGTCGTGAGGAAATGAATTTTCGCATGCTGATTGGACGGACGGCGATACAAAATGATTTTTTAGTTGATGTTGCCCATCAGTATTTACTTAAAAAGAAATTATTCAAAAAATCACAAAAGAAAATCATGAAACAAAACTTGAAAAAGGAAAGATCATGA
- a CDS encoding FtsX-like permease family protein, translating to MNSHINLFLLATENVLRHMTKTSVVCLCLIAILCPFITAIAISEGIRSQSLVSVEEGGDLYLTFDEFGRNAGVPLKYLDEIGAIFGVKKAVPRIIGRGYLKNKLAVIVGIEKADIPRSFSCITGRVFEHANEVIVGQDLKVHFGLQLGDQFSMRGQQRKTFTVVGFFASDSSLWSTSTILMAFRDAGELFGRNDMATDIQIYSIPGHNSEIATDLYDILFDEPYRLQDKHTIELYTKKGFMIKEGIFTALYIVAFALGIPAILVSSGFGLSDRKKEIGIMKATGWNTLEVLELISFEQLLISLFGATIAILLSIVWVHYLNGVFIAQFFIAGMKLLPTIQLPAKFLPLPCFLSFVFAFLLTMVGSIYSTWKASTELPVVSMK from the coding sequence ATGAATAGCCATATAAATCTTTTTTTATTAGCAACAGAAAATGTATTACGGCATATGACCAAGACCAGTGTTGTTTGCCTTTGTCTTATCGCCATACTTTGTCCGTTTATAACGGCAATTGCTATTTCAGAGGGAATACGGTCACAATCTCTTGTTTCCGTTGAAGAGGGGGGTGATCTTTATCTGACATTTGACGAATTCGGAAGGAATGCAGGTGTTCCTTTAAAATATCTCGATGAAATAGGAGCTATTTTCGGAGTAAAAAAGGCGGTGCCTCGTATTATCGGCAGGGGCTATTTAAAGAATAAACTGGCGGTTATTGTTGGTATAGAAAAGGCAGATATTCCACGATCCTTTTCCTGCATTACCGGAAGGGTCTTTGAACATGCAAATGAGGTAATTGTCGGACAGGACTTGAAAGTGCATTTCGGCTTACAGCTTGGTGATCAGTTTAGCATGCGGGGACAACAAAGGAAAACCTTTACCGTAGTAGGATTTTTTGCTTCCGACTCGAGCCTGTGGAGTACTTCTACTATTCTCATGGCATTCCGGGACGCCGGTGAACTTTTTGGCAGGAACGATATGGCAACTGACATACAAATCTACAGTATCCCGGGTCATAATTCCGAGATAGCTACGGATCTGTACGATATTCTTTTTGACGAACCTTACCGATTGCAAGATAAACACACAATAGAATTATATACAAAAAAAGGCTTTATGATTAAGGAAGGTATCTTTACGGCTCTGTATATTGTTGCCTTTGCGTTAGGTATCCCCGCCATTCTCGTATCTTCCGGATTCGGATTATCCGACAGGAAAAAGGAGATTGGTATCATGAAGGCTACCGGATGGAATACCCTGGAAGTCCTGGAACTCATATCTTTTGAACAACTATTGATAAGTTTATTCGGCGCAACCATTGCGATACTGTTATCTATCGTTTGGGTTCATTATCTGAATGGCGTGTTTATAGCGCAATTTTTTATTGCAGGAATGAAGCTCCTGCCAACAATTCAATTACCGGCAAAATTCTTACCACTGCCATGTTTTCTGAGTTTTGTATTTGCCTTTCTCCTGACAATGGTCGGCAGTATCTATTCCACCTGGAAAGCTTCAACCGAATTACCGGTTGTCTCGATGAAATAA
- a CDS encoding sulfotransferase: MNKQPWQQLIASVGVEINPADWFSHTAEIAGDASICLVSVGGTQNNDFVLSGHLQATPLLKRYEAVQHILLTLGQPVSRVRLMRLPAGMKTRQGQWYYQYYRYHPVYIPIQTDKHLLYQGEQSLHLVQGEICTQTIHGMENRGEQDAVHLVIEYGKPLSWPADLYPVDLPVNIQWSEYVNNQAYFNVFTPDEFRQLSNDFIAYLQKSAITSENFVQVQQHIYDLQQRWQIAFNRFGHDSHGELAYWQIILDFKAHIFPLVRTRFKQLDTAGRCILEQIFSMLMTEPPPPRRINRHLLNNQSRKRNKQKQRIVTPRFIRPIFIVSAPRSGSTLLFNCLSQCIDLWSTGEENHELIEYIKGLHPADKGYVSNRLTAEDASAEIAQQLTQRFSQRLIDRCGRVYQELSANKQPSQIRFLEKTPKNALRIPFLKALFPDAGFIYLYREPRANINSMMEGWRSRRFIAYSDLPGWFFKDWSFLLIPGWSSLNHCSLAEITAYQWKIANQTIIQDLKLLSNTDWHMLSYEELITDPQTKLKQLIDFMQLDWNQHIQKLTEKALPVTTVTLSSPQSDKWKKHARELEKVFTQIAPVVTMIASIH; the protein is encoded by the coding sequence ATGAATAAACAACCGTGGCAACAACTGATTGCATCGGTAGGGGTTGAAATCAATCCTGCGGATTGGTTTAGCCACACCGCTGAGATCGCCGGCGATGCGTCAATTTGCCTGGTTTCTGTCGGCGGCACACAAAACAATGACTTTGTTTTGTCAGGGCATTTACAAGCCACGCCGTTACTTAAACGATATGAAGCGGTTCAACACATTTTACTCACCTTGGGTCAACCCGTTTCACGGGTGCGTTTAATGCGCTTGCCAGCTGGAATGAAAACCCGTCAGGGTCAATGGTATTACCAGTATTACCGCTATCACCCAGTGTATATTCCAATTCAAACCGATAAACACCTCCTTTATCAAGGTGAACAAAGCCTTCATCTTGTTCAAGGCGAAATCTGCACCCAAACCATACACGGCATGGAAAACAGGGGCGAGCAAGATGCGGTGCATTTGGTGATTGAATACGGTAAGCCTTTGTCTTGGCCTGCGGATTTATATCCTGTCGATTTACCGGTAAACATTCAGTGGTCTGAATATGTAAATAATCAAGCTTACTTTAACGTATTTACCCCAGATGAATTCAGGCAACTCAGCAATGATTTCATCGCTTATCTGCAAAAAAGCGCGATCACATCGGAAAATTTTGTACAAGTTCAACAACACATCTACGATTTGCAACAACGGTGGCAAATAGCATTCAACCGCTTTGGCCATGATTCACACGGCGAATTGGCTTATTGGCAAATTATTCTCGATTTTAAGGCACACATTTTTCCATTGGTTAGAACCCGGTTCAAACAATTGGATACTGCTGGACGTTGTATTCTTGAGCAGATCTTCAGTATGTTAATGACCGAGCCGCCGCCGCCGAGACGCATCAACCGCCACTTATTGAACAACCAAAGCCGTAAACGTAACAAACAAAAGCAACGCATTGTCACCCCAAGATTTATTCGTCCGATTTTCATCGTTTCCGCCCCAAGATCGGGCAGCACTTTGTTGTTCAATTGTCTGTCGCAATGCATTGACCTTTGGAGCACCGGCGAAGAAAATCACGAACTGATAGAATACATCAAAGGTTTACATCCAGCCGACAAAGGCTATGTGTCTAATCGCCTGACCGCCGAAGATGCCAGTGCGGAAATCGCCCAACAATTAACGCAAAGATTCAGTCAACGTTTAATCGACAGATGTGGTCGCGTTTATCAAGAATTATCAGCAAATAAACAGCCCAGCCAAATACGTTTTTTAGAAAAAACACCGAAAAATGCCTTGCGCATCCCTTTTCTCAAAGCCTTGTTTCCCGATGCCGGTTTTATTTACCTGTACCGCGAACCCCGCGCCAATATCAACAGCATGATGGAAGGCTGGCGTTCGAGGCGCTTTATCGCTTATAGCGATTTGCCTGGCTGGTTTTTTAAGGACTGGAGTTTTTTATTAATCCCGGGTTGGTCTTCGTTAAACCATTGTTCGCTAGCAGAAATCACCGCTTATCAATGGAAAATAGCAAACCAAACCATTATTCAAGACCTTAAACTATTATCCAATACTGATTGGCATATGCTCAGTTATGAAGAATTAATCACAGACCCACAGACAAAATTAAAACAACTGATCGATTTCATGCAACTTGATTGGAATCAACACATCCAAAAATTGACTGAAAAAGCCTTGCCGGTCACTACTGTCACCTTGTCTTCGCCACAAAGCGATAAGTGGAAAAAACATGCTAGAGAATTAGAAAAAGTATTTACTCAGATAGCGCCTGTGGTTACAATGATTGCCAGCATACACTAA